From Phycisphaerae bacterium:
CGCCCGCTGGATCTGGTCCGACCCGGCCGATCCGGCACCGAAGAACCGGTTCACCTGGTTTCGCAAGGTCGTTGAACTGAACGACATGCCCGCCGATGCGACACTCCACCTGGCGGCCGACAGCAATGCGCGGGTGTGGATCAACGGGCAGATCGTCCGCCGCAAGGTGGCCCGCTACCATGAGGACCGCATCACCACCGAGCGGATCAACGCCGGGCCGTATCTGCGGCCGGGGCCGAATGTCATTCTCGTCCTGCATCACAACTGGGGCGACATCATCACCTTCCAGCGGACCGGCAACAAGCACGCGGGTCTGTATGTCTCCAGTACATGGGTCAACAGCGACGCTTCGTGGAAATGTCTCAAGGCCGCGGAGTACATGGAACATGAGAAACAGATCCCCGGCGTGATTGGCGACAAGCGAATCCGTTATCCGGTGATCGCCGACGGCAGCAAGGTGATCGCCGGCAACCTGCACGACCCGATGTTTGACGACGGCACATGGAAACCGGCGGTGGTCATTGAGAACGGTCCCTGGCCGGCCAGGCCGAGCAACGTCGAAACACCCGGCCAGCGAGAGTATCCGGTACGGCCTGCCAAAATCCTGGCCGCGGGCACGGCTGAGCGGACGATGCTGATCTCGGATGATCCGGCTTCCATGGCCGCAGGGATTCGCACCTCGAAATGCCGCCCCGAGACAGAGTTGACGGGCATTGCGGGCGACCTGATCAGCGGAAAGCCGATAACCATTAGCGGCCAAGCGGGCGAAACAAAGTACATCACGTTCGATTTCCATCAGCCGATACACGGTTACCCGTTCATCGGTCTGAAAGACGCTCCGGCCGGTGTGAAGATCGATCTGGGCTACTGCGAACTGTCTCGCTCGCTGTGCACCGGTAAGCTGCACGTCGACGAGACCGGCTGGATCAACCCGGAAGGCGTCGTCGGACCGGGATACGCGGACCGCTATATCACCCGGGCTGGTACGCAGTCGTTCGAGTTCCCCGATGAGCGGACCGCCCGCTGGCTCTCGCTGCACATACACTTCGCAGCCGACGGCCAAGTGATCCTCAGCGATGTCGGCATCACCAAGTCGCAGTATCCGATCACTCCTGTGGGCAGCTTCCAGTGCGGCAACGAGCTGATGCACCAGATCGTCAAGCTGTGTCTCATCCACGCTGAGGTGACCATGTCGGACACCTACGTGGACACACCCGGCCGTGAGGACGGCCAGTGGATCGAAGACAACCGCCCGCGGGCCATCCTCGCTGCCCGCTGGTTCGGCGACAACCGACTGAGGCGTTTCATGATCCGCACCTTTGCCCAAGGCCAGGGCAAGGACGGCCAGTTCCACCCCTTCGCCCCGAGCAACTACCCTGCGTATCCGGCGACATACGACTGGGGCGTTGAATGGACCGCCGCTCTGTATGACGACTACATGTGGACCGGCCAGACCGATCTGGTCAGAGAATACTGGGACACGCTCCGACGGTTCTGGGACAATTGCCTCACGCACGTCGGTGATGACGGCCTGTGGCGCACACCACACATATTCGCCGATATTCGCAACAGCTTGCGTCCGGCCAATGACAAGCAGTCCAGCGGTATTGTCACCCCGTGGATCATCCAGCGACTCGGATGGTCGGTCGAAATGGCCGAGGCCGTCGGCAAGACCGAGCAGGCCGCAAAGTGGCGCGAAACCCGAGAGAAAATGATCGTCGCGTTCGGGAAGTACCACATCGTACCGCCCAAGGGCGACGTCCCTCCTCACGTCGGCGACCGGGTGGACCCGGCCGACCCGAATCTCGATCGAGGCTACTGCCAGGCTGGACAGACGATCGCCATCATCGCCGGGTTGCTCGATTACTCGGAGGCCATCGCGGACTTGAACTATGCCTTTCAGGATCCCGATGGCTCGCCCGGCCCGGGGGTGAAGAGGTGGAATAACCCCACCTATGGTTACCGTTCGCTGCGGGCGCTGTCGGACACCGGCTTCACGCAACGAGCAGTCAACCACGTCATCGAACGCTATGCGCCCTACCTGCCCGGTCATCCGCGAAACCAAGTGCCGCCGGTCCTGCAAGGTCCCTACGGCGGTCCGCTGCCCGAGTATTGGATCAGTCGGGAAGATCTCGGTCTCAAGGACGGTGAGAAGAACCCCACGCAACCCGACGATGAGACCGGCTCGCACGGCTGGGGCGCGCTGCCGCTGCTGTGGTTGCACGAGTCGTTGCTCGGCGTCCGCATTGTTTCACCGGGCGGCAACAAGATCCGCATCACCCCCGAAGACGGCGGATTGCCCTTTGTCGCGGGCCATACCTGCACGCCCAAGGGCGTCGTCTGGGTCTATTGGGACCCCCAGCAGTGGCGGCTGGAGGTGAGTATTCCGGCTGACGTGGAAGCCGATCTGGTGCTGCCGAAGCAGTGCCGGGGCAAGCGAATCGCGATCGCAGAATCTGCCGGGCCTGTGGAGCCGGCGGGTGAAGAACGATACACGCTGAGTGCTGCTGGTCGATGCGTGTTGATCGCCAGATAGCCGCGGAGCGTCTCGTGTTCGGTGGCAGCCCTTATCTTTGTGCCACTGCTCTGTGAGCAGTGCTGAGAGGACGTCGGACACTGCTCACAGAGCAGTGACACACAGCGGCGTCTGCCCACTCCATCGGCCGCCGCAGTTTGACGGATGCACCCAGACAACGGCCAGACACGTTCACAGCCTCGACGCCATTATCGCGTAGCCTTAACGTGCCCGCTGGCCCCAGATTCCCATCTGGGGCCTCTTATGAGAGGATTCTCATCCTCATTCTCGCCGGATGCGGAACAGATTCCGCGAAGAGACACGGCCCGGAACGGATTCCGGGCCGAGCGGTCACAACCTCGACGACGCTGCCGGGCGGCCGTATCATGCCCCTCGTAACGTCGGAGAGCGGCGATGCCGGTTCGTTTCGTGGTTGGTCGATCGGGGAGCGGCAAGACGTGGCGGTGCCTGGAGGCCGTTCGGGCGCGGCTGCGCGAAGACCCCGTCGGCGGCAGCAAGCTGCTTCTGCTGGTACCCGAGCAGGCCAGCTTCCAGATGGAGCGGGCGTTGATCGAGACGCCGGACATCCACGGGTTCATCCGTTGCGAGGTCCTGAGTTTCCAGCGGCTGGCCTATCGCATCTTTGCCGAAACAGGCGCCGACCCGCGGCGGGCAGACGAGACCATCGGCCCGCTCGGCCGGATGATGGCCATTCGCCGGCTGATTCGTCGCGAGAAGAACAACCTGAGGCTGCTCGGCCGGGTGGCCGACAAGCCCGGGCTGGTTCGACAGGTGTCATCCGCCCTTGATGAGCTGATGCGGGCCGATCTTGAGCCGGCGACGCTGGCCGAGCTTGCTGAGCGATACGAGGGTGCCAACCCGTTGGCGGCCGCGAAGCTGGCCGACCTGACCCGCCTCTACCGGGCCTATCTCGATTACCTGGAGGATGGCCGGCTGGATCCGGCGCAGTACCTGCACTTGGCTGCCGAACGGCTCGACGCCTGCACGTGGCTCAACGGTGCGGAGGTCTGGGTCGACGGCTTCGCAGGGTTCACTCAGCAAGAGTACGTCCTTCTGGTCAAGCTGGCCCAGCGGGCCGCGTTCATGGAGATCGCCTTGCTCGTCGATCCGCGGGCTTCCGCCATTGAAGCGATCGAACTGCCGAAGACGACGTTCTCACTTTTCGCCCGCACCGAACGAACGCTGGTTCGACTGCGCAGGGACCTGACGACCGCCGGTGTCCCCATCGCCGAACCGGTTCGACTGGACCCGTGGCCACCGCCGCGATTCGTCGCCCCCGAACTGGCTGCGCTCGAAAAGCATCTCTTCCGCACCGGCTCTCCGGAGGACACCGGCGCAGCGCCGACGGCCATCAGCCTGCTGGAGTTTCCCGATCGCCGCTGTGAGGTCGATGCCGCAGTTGCTGAGATCCGCCGTCTCACGCAACTGCCCGATGCTCCGCTGCGATACCGGGACATCGCGGTCGTGGTGCGCGACTTGACCGAGTACCACGATCTTCTCTCGGCATCGCTTCGAGCGGCCGGCGTTCCGTTCTTCATCGACCGGCGACAACCAACGACCAACCACCCGCTGATCGAGCTGGTTCGCGGGCTGCTGTCCGTCGCGTCGGACGATTGCCGGCTCGAATCCGTGAGGTTGACTCTCAAGACCGGCCTGTTGCCGATCGGCGACGACGATGCCGATACGCTGGAGAACTATTTGCTGGCTCACGGGATTGCCGGCCGGGACGCATGGCGGGAACCCTGGACCTTCACCCGGATGTTCAGGCGCCGCGGCCGGAAAGCAGGACTCAGCGATGCGCAGAAGAGCATCCTGAATCGCGTCAACCAGACTCGACAGGCATGGCTCGACGCAGTTGGTCCCTGGCTCGAAACCG
This genomic window contains:
- a CDS encoding alpha-L-rhamnosidase C-terminal domain-containing protein encodes the protein MIQRCVRITPALLSATASAFLATTGTSGAASPEPAAAANTARWIWSDPADPAPKNRFTWFRKVVELNDMPADATLHLAADSNARVWINGQIVRRKVARYHEDRITTERINAGPYLRPGPNVILVLHHNWGDIITFQRTGNKHAGLYVSSTWVNSDASWKCLKAAEYMEHEKQIPGVIGDKRIRYPVIADGSKVIAGNLHDPMFDDGTWKPAVVIENGPWPARPSNVETPGQREYPVRPAKILAAGTAERTMLISDDPASMAAGIRTSKCRPETELTGIAGDLISGKPITISGQAGETKYITFDFHQPIHGYPFIGLKDAPAGVKIDLGYCELSRSLCTGKLHVDETGWINPEGVVGPGYADRYITRAGTQSFEFPDERTARWLSLHIHFAADGQVILSDVGITKSQYPITPVGSFQCGNELMHQIVKLCLIHAEVTMSDTYVDTPGREDGQWIEDNRPRAILAARWFGDNRLRRFMIRTFAQGQGKDGQFHPFAPSNYPAYPATYDWGVEWTAALYDDYMWTGQTDLVREYWDTLRRFWDNCLTHVGDDGLWRTPHIFADIRNSLRPANDKQSSGIVTPWIIQRLGWSVEMAEAVGKTEQAAKWRETREKMIVAFGKYHIVPPKGDVPPHVGDRVDPADPNLDRGYCQAGQTIAIIAGLLDYSEAIADLNYAFQDPDGSPGPGVKRWNNPTYGYRSLRALSDTGFTQRAVNHVIERYAPYLPGHPRNQVPPVLQGPYGGPLPEYWISREDLGLKDGEKNPTQPDDETGSHGWGALPLLWLHESLLGVRIVSPGGNKIRITPEDGGLPFVAGHTCTPKGVVWVYWDPQQWRLEVSIPADVEADLVLPKQCRGKRIAIAESAGPVEPAGEERYTLSAAGRCVLIAR